In Aminivibrio pyruvatiphilus, one DNA window encodes the following:
- the infC gene encoding translation initiation factor IF-3: MVTRKEDGDPRVNREITSREVLLIDENGVKLGVIPTAEGIRLAEERQLDLVEVAPQATPPVCRILDYGKYRYQLQKKEKDARKKQKVQALKEMKMRPKIDEHDYDFKVRAIKGFLEDGHRVKVSVFFRGREMSFLNKGEEVLARVIADCDGLGKSEGNPRMEGRYMRIMLTPLPPGQGKMAPKPEKKSEAAGATEKKNNGKPKETAPVSAEKTAE, translated from the coding sequence ATAGTAACAAGAAAAGAAGACGGAGATCCCAGAGTCAACCGCGAAATCACATCCCGTGAAGTGCTCCTCATCGACGAAAACGGCGTCAAGCTGGGGGTAATACCCACAGCAGAGGGAATTCGGCTGGCGGAGGAACGGCAGCTCGACCTTGTCGAAGTGGCTCCTCAGGCCACCCCTCCCGTTTGCAGGATACTGGACTACGGGAAGTATCGCTACCAGCTCCAGAAAAAGGAGAAGGACGCGAGAAAGAAACAGAAGGTCCAGGCCCTCAAAGAAATGAAGATGCGCCCGAAAATCGACGAGCACGACTATGATTTCAAGGTCCGGGCAATCAAGGGCTTCCTCGAGGACGGCCACAGGGTCAAGGTCTCGGTGTTCTTCCGGGGCCGTGAAATGTCCTTTCTCAATAAAGGCGAGGAAGTGCTCGCCCGGGTGATCGCCGACTGCGACGGCCTCGGCAAAAGCGAGGGAAACCCCCGCATGGAGGGCCGGTATATGAGGATCATGCTTACCCCCCTTCCTCCCGGCCAGGGAAAGATGGCTCCGAAGCCCGAAAAAAAGAGCGAGGCGGCAGGGGCGACTGAAAAAAAGAATAATGGAAAGCCGAAGGAGACGGCAC